CATACCATCCCAAAAGGCCAAACCAGCGGACGGTAGTCTTTGATCCCGATCATTTGCGCAAGTCCCGCAATACATGCATAGAGATAAAACGACGTTTTGTAAAAAATACCCATAAACCAAATGCCGGCCATCACCGATTCGACCCGTTCGACGAAGTTGCCTACGTTGATTTTCCGGGCGAGCTCATAGCCGGGATATACGAGTCTTTCCGTCAGATCGGTTCCCAGAACCAAGATCGTCAGCAAGGTGATCGCTACGATAAACAGTCCTCCGATCCCCGTTGCGATCAGAAACGCTTTTCGTGCCTTGTCCGGATTGCTTACCCGAGATGGGAAAATCATGAATAAGACGATAAAAGGAAGGGAGGCCGTGCCTGCAACCGATATCGCCGCTTCGCCAATCGGTTTGAGGCCGGATTCCAAAACCGGCTCCATGTTTTCCATTCGGATCTCAGGGAAAACGAACGCGGCAAGCAAGGAAAATAAAGCGACGAACCAGGGAAAGAAAATTTCCGCCGAACGAGCCATCGTTTCGAGTCCCAGGCGAAGCCCCAGAAGAACGATCGATGCGAATAAAATGTTGATGAATTCAATCGGCGTTTCCTGCATGACCTGCGTCACCATAAAGTTTCCCATATAAAAGAGCAGTGTGGACGCCCCGACAAACCCAAAGAAAACAAACGGCAGAGATACGATTTTTCCGGCCCATTTTCCAAAAAGCTTCTCGTTGTATTCGACCAGCGTCTTATCGGGAAACAGCATCCCTATCTTGTTGTACAGCAGGACGAGCAGCATGCCGAGCCCCACGCCGGCAATTGACGCGATCCAGGCGTCCTGCTTCGCGTCGGCGGCCAAAGTCGAAGGAATAACCAGAATCGTCGTTCCGATCGTATAAAACATAACCAATATGGTAAACTGCCGGACCGATATTTTGCTGATCTCATTCATGTCGCCTCACCTTTTCCGAATCTTTGCCACAGCCAACATCAGCAGCGGAAGGATCAATCCGTAAGTCAAAGAATATGGAGTCCACACCTCTATCAGAAACCTTTTGAAGTACATTATGTCAGGCATCATATAGATGGAGCTGACCAGCATGATCATGCCCAAAGGAAGGAGCAGCATGCGGTATTCCCGGAGTTTGAACGTCTGGGCGAGGCCCAAGGCGGATGCATAAAAGCAAACGGTCAATTTGAAAAAAAGCGAAAGAAACCATATTCCCGCCATAACGGCTTCGAGCCGCTCCAGGAAATGGCCGATGCTGATTTTTTTGGCGAGCACATAACTCGGATACGTGCTCCGCTCCGAAAAATCGGTCCCGAGCACAAGAATGCTGAGGGAAGTCGTAATAATTAAAACGATCCCCCCTACGGTCGTACCGGTATAAAACGCCTTGCCGATTCTCCCCGGTTTATTCACATAAGGAAAGATCATTAAAAAAACGACAAGCTCAAGGAAAGGCAGGCCCAGAAAATGGAACGCCCCGCGCAACACCGGCTTCATTCCTTCGCCCAGAATCGGCATAATCTTGTCCGGTTCGAGCTTGGGAAGAAGAAAAAAGGACAACAGCGCAAACAGCACGATGACCCATGGAAAAAAGATTTCCGCAGCGCGGGTAAACGTCTCGAGTCCGAGCCGCGCCCCCATAACGACAATACTCAAATACAGCAAATGAATAGCTTGGATCGGCGTTTCCGGCATGACCTGGGTTGTCACGAAATCGCTGATTTCACGAAGCAGCAGGACGGCAAGGATGAAAAAATAAGTAATGAACAGCAGCGAAACGATTTTACCCGGCCATTTGCCGAGTAAAATCTCGCTGTATTCGAGCAGCGTTTTATCCGGAAAGCGGCTCCCCAGCAAGTTGTAAAGCCATATAAACAAGTAGGAAATACACATTCCCAAAATAGCCGCAATCCAGGCATCCTCCCCCGCCTCTTGAGCGAGGCCGGACGGAGCGACCAGGACGGAGCTGCCTATTGTAAAAATGCTGACCAGGATCGTGTATTGACGTATATTGATTTTTCCGTTTTCCAGCTCCATAGCCACCAGCGACCTTTACTTTAAAATGGAAAATATGGCGTCGTTCATCGGCTTGAAAATATAAGCGATCCAATCGAGCGGATTCGGAATGCGGACCCTCATGACCTGAGCGATGCTCAGACCCGTTCCCAAAAGCAGCAATGCGAAAAAAACCCACAGCTCCTTCTTCATGTTTTTCCTGCGCATCGCGGGAACTTCCATGAACGCGATCAGCGCGGATACCGCCAGGATTCCGGTTATCGGCCACATGCGGATCTACTCCTCCAATCTGTTTGTAAACGAGTCGGTCACGGTACCTACGCGCCGAATTTCCACTTTCACTTTCACATGGACGGGAAGTTCGGCAAATTGCCGCGACCAGTCTTCTTTGATTCGGCTCCATTCCTTCGGGCTGGAACGATGGATCGCTTCTCCAAAACCGAATATATCGGTTTTAAACTTTTGCTGTACTTTGGTAATGGTTCGTCTGAGCATCTCTTCGATTTCTTTCTCCGACCTCGTCTCGAGCTCCTCAATCGTTTCCGGCTTGGTCAGATCGACATGACATTCGACATCCGCGATATTACCCTCGAGCTCAAGATTGATCGTTGCTTCCGGCTTCCCTTGTTTGACCGCGCCCTTTATATCCGCTTTCGTGCGGATGACCTCCACGGTTAATAGGCCGCCGTCGGGACAGGAGAGATGACCCACCGTGCCTCTCACATCGCCCCGGATGTAGTTATAGACCTTGCTTTCTTCTTCATTTAACCATCCGGCCAACTTATCTTTATTAAATATACGGCCAAGTTCGAAAACTGTAATACGGAGTACGGTTTAATCCGCTCCATATTTTGCTGGGAACGGGCGGCTCCATTTCTCTGCCCGACGATTTCGATTCCGGTCAGAACGGGCTGCCTTCCGACTCTCAGCATATCCGATATTAGCTCATCCAGGGTGACTTTGCCGGAATAAGCCCATATTTTGCTGGAAGTATCCAGTGCTTTGTACATTTTGTTGGCCGGTATCGTTTCCATCGGAGCCGTATAGATTTCGAGGATTCGCTCGGCAGGGGCCCCTTTAGCCACGGCGATGTAAAAATCCGAACGGAATTCATGGTCCCGGGACAACAGATCCAAAGCTTTGGCAACTCCTTCCTTGGCTACCTGTTCGCTGAGGATCAGCATCCGCAGATGGGAAAAATACAACCTTCGGGGTGCATTTGTCGTCATTTTCCGTATCGCCTCAAACATGGTTGCGTCGGAAGCCACATGGGTAACTACCGGTGCGCCTTTGCCTCCGCCCGTTTTTTTCCCCGAAACCTCGCTCGGGTTTACAAGCTGTACGGAAACCGAATATTGCCCGTCCTTTTTGTCGATTCCCAGCGCGACCACGATGGCGATATCGTTAAGCTCCATCCGGCTCCAGCAGCCGGTTGCCGTGAGCAGCAGCAATATGAGCATGATCGAGAGTCCGAGATTTCGCAGCATATGCGGCAACTCCTTTCCGCTGCTTCCTTTATTTCGGTTTAGGGGTCGGTTCGTTTTGCTCCCGGATTATATTTTGCTGGCTGATTAAGCGCGGACGCGAGAACAGGGCCCATTGCGGCAGGCGAAAAATGGTGTCCTTCTGATCGTCGGGAATGAGCGGCGCAAACGGCGCCAGGTAAGGAATGCCGAAGGAGCGCAAGCTGCATAAATGCAAAACGATCGCAACCAGTCCTATCGTGATGCCGAACAAGCCGAAGGAAGCGGCCAGTCCCATCAATCCGAAGCGGATGATGCGGATCGAGATCCCCATGTTAAAGGCGGGAAACACAAAGTTCGAGATCGCCGTGATCGCCACGACGATCACCATTGCGGCCGAAACGAGCCCGGCCTCTACCGCCGCTTGTCCGATAACGAGCGTGCCTACAATCGAGACGGACTGCCCGATCGCCCTCGGCATGCGCACGCCGGCTTCCCGCAATATTTCAAAGGTCAGCTCCATCAGAAGCGCCTCTATAAAAGCGGGAAACGGGATCCCCTCCCGTTGGGCGGCAAGACCGATGAGCAGCGGCGGAGGCAGCAGCTCCTGATGGAATGTCGTGATCGCAATATATAAAGACGGGGCAAGCAATGCGATGAAAAATGATATATAACGCAATATGCGCAGAAGCGTTGCGAAATCCCAACGCTGATAATAATCCTCGCTCGCCTGGAAAAACTGCGCGAACAGCGCCGGCACGAGCAGCACGAAGGGCGTACCGTCCACGAGAATGGCTATACGGCCTTCGAGCAGTGCGGCAGCTACCGCATCGGGCCTCTCCGTATTGAAGATGGTTGGGAACGGGGAAAGCGTCTCGTCCTGAATCAGCTCCTCGATATAACCGCTTTCCAATATACCGTCGATATCGATTCGGCTCAGCCTTCTTCTGACTTCCTGCAATACCGCTTCGTTGACGATGCCCTTTATGTACATGACGGATACATCGGTTCGCGTCACGCGGCCGATCGGCTTCGTTTCCAGCCACAGGTTCGGATCTTTGATTCTCCGTCTGATGAGCGCCGTATTGGTGCGCAGCGATTCGGAAAATCCTTCCCTCGGTCCGCGGACGACCGTCTGCGCCGAGGGCTCCGTCACTCCGCGGTCCCTCCACTTTCTCAGGCTGGCAATGATGCCTTGGGCATATCCGTCCAACAATATGACGGTATCCCCGGATAAAACGGCGGTGTATAAGGCGTCGAAATCCGATACTTCGCTGACGTCTCCGACAGCCAGCACAAAGTCTTTTAAAAGACGAAGAGGATGATCCCGGGAAGCGACCTCCTGATCCAAGTCGGCTTCTCTGACCTTCAGCATCAGTGCTTCGAAAATATCCTGGGTGTCGGCGAGCCCGTCCGTGTAGATCACACCCGCCCGGATATCCCCGCTTCTTCCGACGGGTATCGATTTGATGACGATATCGTCGCTGCCCCCGAAAGCTTCGGAGATTTTTTGAAGATTGTCCTGAAGGCTAATCTTTAGCGGCTCTTTTCGGACTGCGGCTGCCTGGTCTTGCTGAAAGTTTCTTTTCTTGGCGGGAGTCCGCTTGAAAATTTGTTTTATCGTTTTCGCAAAGCTACCCATGCACATCCCTCTCTTCGTTCACCGTATAAGTTGTGCAAAATTTGGCATGGGTATGCAGGGAGAAAGCCCCTTAAACAAGATGACCGAGTGTCACAATGGGGAATGAAAATGGGCGCCATCGTCTATTTTCCCATCAAGTCCCCAGCAGGGGGACCCAGTTTCCGCAACCGGCTTTGCTTCGCAAAGCTCTTAGAGCGCTCAGGCGCAATGTCGCCAGGCCAACGCGTTCGCATGGATCCGCGGGGGCCGAATGACAGACCGGGCTGTTTGAAAAACCAGCTTATTCGGCTTATAAACATAGCGCAAACATAGCGGAACCTACGTTCGCTATCTGCGGAAAAATGGGTGCATCGAAAAAATAAAGGAACTGACATGCGCTAAATCGATGGAAAATGGCGTTTGTACCCGGCGAACGGGCAAATAGGGCATCTGAGTTCCGCTAATTTTCAAAAATATATCCGAAATGGAGATGATTTAGCGAATCATAGTTCCGCTATGGCTGGATCGAGGCGGTAATCGCTTCTGGTTCGCATTTGCCGGGCATGGATTTTTGTGCTGCTTGCCAAAATCCTATGCCCGACCGCTACACGTTTTGCGCGATGCCGAAAGAGTGTCAGCCTGCCTCGTGTTCGCGCCTGTTGCATGGTTTTTGCTGGGCAAACCTACGCCGCTGTGCTTCCTTCCTCCTCTCAGCCTGCCTCTTCGACCTTCTTGTCTCCTTGGCTCGCCCGAGAGCGCTTTTTCCCGCTCTCGGGCGACGGCGGAGCGTGTCCTTTTGGCTGAGAGCCGATTTTTCCTCCTCTCAGCCCTCCTCTTCGACCTTCTTGTCTCCTTGGCCCGCCCGAGAGCGCTTTTTCCCGCTATCGGGTGACGGCGGAGCGTGTCCTTTTGGCTGAGAGCCGATTTTTCCTCCTCTCAGCCCTCATTACAATCTCGTGTTCGCATCCCAAAGCTTAGTGCACCGGCGAGCAGTTCATAACCCACCCGGGGCCAAAAAGCTCGCGCTCTATTCTTGATCCGGCGGCTTGACGATCATGACGCCTTCGGCGTGCTTGCGCTGCATCAGATGCTGCTTTTTGCGGTTTTCCTTGGATTCGAAAACGATGTTCATGTCGTAGTCGTCGCCGGGATAAAGCTGCTTTCGCTCGATGTAAAGCGACAGCCGCTTGATGTTGATTTTGACCTTTTCTTTCTGGATTTGAACGAGCACATTGCCCCGCGCATCCGGACGCTCGCAGACGATGCCCGTGCGCCTCAGCGAGTGAATCCATACGCAGTCTCCCACTTCGAGCTTCGGCTGGGGACGCGCACTCGAATGCTGCGCCGCTCCAGCCTGCGGCTTTTGCGATGCGCGGGGATCGGCGGCCCCTGGCAGATGCGGGGCCGAACTTTGGGAAGCCGACAGCTGCGGTCCGTCGTCAGCGGAACTGACTCGCTGCGCCGTGCTCGCTAGCATGTTAGACGTCCAGGGTACTGCTCCGCGCTCATCCGGCTTCCCTTCAGGCGCCGGCCAAATCCCGTCAGGCGGCTGCGCACTTCCGGGATGCATACCGGGGCGCTGAGTGTCGCCGTCCCTCCGGGCTTCTCCAGGCTCAATCGCCTCCACCGGCGCTTCGCGGTTTTGCGCACGCGCAGCAATCTCCCGTGATCTCTCGATAATGCGCGGAGAGATCCCCAGCTTCTGCGCGATATAAAACGCATAGCTGCTGCCCGCTTCGCCAATGGTCAGGCGATACAGCGGACGCAGCGTCTCCGTGTCGAACTCCATCCGCGCGTTTTCAAACCCTTCTGCCTGGGCGGCGAACCGCTTGATCTCGTTAAAATGCGTCGTCGCCACGACGCTGGCCTTCAGCCGCGCCAGCTCCTCCAGCACGGCGATCGATAAGGCGACGCCTTCCCCGGGGTCCGTGCCGGTCGCCAACTCGTCGAGCAGCACAAGCGAACGGGGGCCGGCCTGCCGCAAAATGTCAATCACATTGCGGATGTGCGAGGAAAACGTGCTGAGTGACTGCTCGATGCTCTGTCCGTCCCCGATATCCGCAAGCACGCGATCGTAAACCGGGAAAGTGCCGCCTTCCTCTACAGGCACCTGAAGCCCTGACTGCACCATCAAGCTCAGCAAGCCGACCGTTTTCAGACTAACCGTCTTGCCGCCGGTATTGGGACCGGTGATGATCAGCGCACGGTACGACTCCCCCAGCGCAAAATCAAGAGGAACCCCGCTGCTGCCGAGCAAAGGATGCTTGCCGCCACGAAACCTCAGCACTCCGTTTTCGTTGACAGTCACCTCGCGTGCATCCAGCGAAAGCGCATATTTGGCTTTGGCGAACAAAAAATCGTAATAGCCGATCGTCTCCAAATTGACCTTCAGCTCATGCTCATGCCCTTCCAGCTCCGCCGTAAGCATGCTGAGCACTTTCGCCTCCTCCCGGACCTCCTCCCTCTTCAGCTCGCTTAGCTCCAGCTGCGGGCCCGCGAGATCGGCCGGCTCGACAAACACTGTTTGCCCGCTGGAGGACTCATCCAGCACCGTCCCGGCGATCATCTTCCGGTGCTCTTTTTTCACCGAAAGCACATGCCGGCCGTTTCGGCTGCTGACGACGTAATCCTGCAGATAGGGACGGTACTTCTGCATCAGCGCGTCGAGCTTCTTTTTGATCCGCTCCTCGCATACCGCCATCATCTTGCGGATTTTGGCGAGCTCCTTGCTCGCCTGATCGGTTACCCGGCCGCCCCGGATGCAGCGGTCCAGCTCGCTTCTGAGCGAAGCCAGCTCATACATCGACGAGGCGACGTCGCCGATCGTAGGTGCCGCTTCCCGCTTATGCAGCATAAACCGGCGGAGCTGGGCCATGCTCTCGAGCAGCCGGGCAAACAGCGACATCTCTTGCTCGGAATACACATAGCCGCTGCCGAGCAGATTCATCAGCGGCTCGATGCCTTCCAGCGCAGGCAGCGGTACGCTGGAGCCATGCCGCAGGATGCGCTTCGCTTCCTCCGTTTCCGCAAGCAGCTTGCGGATCAGCCGCGCGTCGTACATCGGCTCGAGCATGTCGACCCGACCTCTGCCGAGGTAGGACATGCAGTAAGAATGCAGCACTTCCTTCACTTTTTCGTACTCGAGCCTTTGTTTGCTAAGTTCGTTCATGGGGATACCTCCTGAAAAATATTTGCGCAAGCGCAGAGCGCCGTTCAAAAAAACAACCTCAACACGCTCGCAGGCAAAACAAAAAAAACGGAAGACGGCCAAAAACGCCACCTTCCGTTATGTTCATGCAATCCAAGGCCCTACGCAGCAGCATACAGCGCTTCCCCGCCCGGAAAACGCAAAAAACCGCGCTTAAGAAAGCACGGTTCGATAGGCTGCTGGCTATATGGCCGGAGCATGTCGGATGGACCGTTTTGTTCTTAACCTCAATTCACGTTAATGCGAATCCGCGCACAACTTAACAAACCTGCCGTTTTACGAACAGACAGGCGGTGCAGCTTCCGCATCAACCTATGAAATTGATCAGTTAAGAACGACCCCGGACATCAACACATCTCCCTAGCATGAATTAGTTATAGTGTATGCGGTTTGGAAGCGATTGTCAACCCGATCCATGGTTGGTCCGCCCTCCGCAGGGATAACCTAACGGTATACGTTGCAAGAATGACGCAAGGAGGCAGCAAATCATGCAGAACTCAACCGAACAGCTCGCCCAGTGGCTGGAGACTTGCCGCAACCGCCCCGTACATATCGTGAAAAAAGAACAGGACGACGTCGACGAAGTTCGCCTGACGCTGGAAAACGCCGTATTTGCCCGCAGCGAGCGAAGCGACCCGGACGACTACGTCGCAAGCTCCGCGCTGCGCCTGCACGGAGACGGCACCGTCACAAGCGACGGAGGCGACGTGCCGCTCCCGAACGGCGTCTTCGAAATTCCGCTGGACGGCCATTGGCACAGCCAGGCGGACGGCCAAAGCTTGCGCATCACGACCGACCGCGCCAGCTATATCATTACGCCGCAAGCGCCGCAGTCACAGCAGCTCGTGCATTAAGCGGCGCGCGGTTCACCATCGCCGCGACAAAGACAAAAAGCCGCCGATTCCCGGCGGCTATCTTATTGAGCGACCCAAACAACGGACGAATCCATTTTTTCGAGGGGGGCTGTACCCCTCCGGCCACTCTTGAAAACGTGTAATTAAAAATCGAACTGAAAATCGCTGTCCTTCAGCGGCTCGACATGAATGGTGCGAACGTACCCGTTCCCTTTCTTGGAAAAGAAATCGTGCTGCTTCGTCCGCGTGCTGATGCCGTTGAAGACGATCGGGTTGATCTCCTCGTCCGGGAACAGCGGCTCCAGCCCGAGGTTCATCATCGCTTTGTTCGCGTTATAGCGCAGAAAAGCCTTCACCTCGTCCGCAAGCCCGATGGCGGTATACAGCTCCTCCGTGTACTGCTCTTCGTTGCTGTGCAAGTAACGGAGAAGACCGCAGAGCGTCTCGTAAGCCGCCTGCTGCTCATCCGGCTCCA
The window above is part of the Paenibacillus hamazuiensis genome. Proteins encoded here:
- a CDS encoding GerAB/ArcD/ProY family transporter — encoded protein: MNEISKISVRQFTILVMFYTIGTTILVIPSTLAADAKQDAWIASIAGVGLGMLLVLLYNKIGMLFPDKTLVEYNEKLFGKWAGKIVSLPFVFFGFVGASTLLFYMGNFMVTQVMQETPIEFINILFASIVLLGLRLGLETMARSAEIFFPWFVALFSLLAAFVFPEIRMENMEPVLESGLKPIGEAAISVAGTASLPFIVLFMIFPSRVSNPDKARKAFLIATGIGGLFIVAITLLTILVLGTDLTERLVYPGYELARKINVGNFVERVESVMAGIWFMGIFYKTSFYLYACIAGLAQMIGIKDYRPLVWPFGMVWVVFSLVVYPDVVYMAEWDTNVFIPYAVFMGLLMPLFVWGVSLCKRKWSKKKSRMG
- a CDS encoding GerAB/ArcD/ProY family transporter, with the protein product MELENGKINIRQYTILVSIFTIGSSVLVAPSGLAQEAGEDAWIAAILGMCISYLFIWLYNLLGSRFPDKTLLEYSEILLGKWPGKIVSLLFITYFFILAVLLLREISDFVTTQVMPETPIQAIHLLYLSIVVMGARLGLETFTRAAEIFFPWVIVLFALLSFFLLPKLEPDKIMPILGEGMKPVLRGAFHFLGLPFLELVVFLMIFPYVNKPGRIGKAFYTGTTVGGIVLIITTSLSILVLGTDFSERSTYPSYVLAKKISIGHFLERLEAVMAGIWFLSLFFKLTVCFYASALGLAQTFKLREYRMLLLPLGMIMLVSSIYMMPDIMYFKRFLIEVWTPYSLTYGLILPLLMLAVAKIRKR
- a CDS encoding Ger(x)C family spore germination C-terminal domain-containing protein, whose translation is MAGWLNEEESKVYNYIRGDVRGTVGHLSCPDGGLLTVEVIRTKADIKGAVKQGKPEATINLELEGNIADVECHVDLTKPETIEELETRSEKEIEEMLRRTITKVQQKFKTDIFGFGEAIHRSSPKEWSRIKEDWSRQFAELPVHVKVKVEIRRVGTVTDSFTNRLEE
- a CDS encoding Ger(x)C family spore germination protein, giving the protein MLRNLGLSIMLILLLLTATGCWSRMELNDIAIVVALGIDKKDGQYSVSVQLVNPSEVSGKKTGGGKGAPVVTHVASDATMFEAIRKMTTNAPRRLYFSHLRMLILSEQVAKEGVAKALDLLSRDHEFRSDFYIAVAKGAPAERILEIYTAPMETIPANKMYKALDTSSKIWAYSGKVTLDELISDMLRVGRQPVLTGIEIVGQRNGAARSQQNMERIKPYSVLQFSNLAVYLIKISWPDG
- a CDS encoding spore germination protein, which gives rise to MGSFAKTIKQIFKRTPAKKRNFQQDQAAAVRKEPLKISLQDNLQKISEAFGGSDDIVIKSIPVGRSGDIRAGVIYTDGLADTQDIFEALMLKVREADLDQEVASRDHPLRLLKDFVLAVGDVSEVSDFDALYTAVLSGDTVILLDGYAQGIIASLRKWRDRGVTEPSAQTVVRGPREGFSESLRTNTALIRRRIKDPNLWLETKPIGRVTRTDVSVMYIKGIVNEAVLQEVRRRLSRIDIDGILESGYIEELIQDETLSPFPTIFNTERPDAVAAALLEGRIAILVDGTPFVLLVPALFAQFFQASEDYYQRWDFATLLRILRYISFFIALLAPSLYIAITTFHQELLPPPLLIGLAAQREGIPFPAFIEALLMELTFEILREAGVRMPRAIGQSVSIVGTLVIGQAAVEAGLVSAAMVIVVAITAISNFVFPAFNMGISIRIIRFGLMGLAASFGLFGITIGLVAIVLHLCSLRSFGIPYLAPFAPLIPDDQKDTIFRLPQWALFSRPRLISQQNIIREQNEPTPKPK
- a CDS encoding endonuclease MutS2, whose protein sequence is MNELSKQRLEYEKVKEVLHSYCMSYLGRGRVDMLEPMYDARLIRKLLAETEEAKRILRHGSSVPLPALEGIEPLMNLLGSGYVYSEQEMSLFARLLESMAQLRRFMLHKREAAPTIGDVASSMYELASLRSELDRCIRGGRVTDQASKELAKIRKMMAVCEERIKKKLDALMQKYRPYLQDYVVSSRNGRHVLSVKKEHRKMIAGTVLDESSSGQTVFVEPADLAGPQLELSELKREEVREEAKVLSMLTAELEGHEHELKVNLETIGYYDFLFAKAKYALSLDAREVTVNENGVLRFRGGKHPLLGSSGVPLDFALGESYRALIITGPNTGGKTVSLKTVGLLSLMVQSGLQVPVEEGGTFPVYDRVLADIGDGQSIEQSLSTFSSHIRNVIDILRQAGPRSLVLLDELATGTDPGEGVALSIAVLEELARLKASVVATTHFNEIKRFAAQAEGFENARMEFDTETLRPLYRLTIGEAGSSYAFYIAQKLGISPRIIERSREIAARAQNREAPVEAIEPGEARRDGDTQRPGMHPGSAQPPDGIWPAPEGKPDERGAVPWTSNMLASTAQRVSSADDGPQLSASQSSAPHLPGAADPRASQKPQAGAAQHSSARPQPKLEVGDCVWIHSLRRTGIVCERPDARGNVLVQIQKEKVKINIKRLSLYIERKQLYPGDDYDMNIVFESKENRKKQHLMQRKHAEGVMIVKPPDQE